TGGGCACGATCCTCATCCCGATCTCTCCCACTCTGGGGGGCATCATCTTCTGGATCGGAGTCTTCGGCATCTTCTGGGCCGGGTGGATTTCAGGGAAAAAGTAGCGGCCAGGATCGGCAGAGGAAGGGGGGTTCTGTCTTTATCTGTGAACCGTGACCTCTGAACTGTGAACTAATAGACGGGAGCACACCAGTGCTGATATTTCGGGTGCTCTGCCTTGACGACGCGGAAATACAGCTCTTGGATCTTTGCGGTGAGGGGCCCAATCTTGCCGTTGCCTATGGCGCGGCGATCCACCTCAATGATCGGAGAAACCTGGGCCCCGGTTCCACAGAGAAAGGCCTCGTCAGCGAGGTAGAGCTCTGACCGTCCCACGGCACGTTCAATCACCTCGAGACCAAGTTCTTCGCGACCCAGTTCGATGAGGACCTCTCGAGTGATTCCCTCCAGGATATCGGCCGACCTATCCGGGGTCATCAGCTTTCCGTCTCGGATCAGGAAGATGTTCATGGCCGAACCTTCAGAGATAAAACCGTCCTGAGTCAAAAAGATCGCCTCATCGAAACCTTGCTCCAGTGCCTCTGTTTTCGCCAACGCAGAATTCACGTAGCCCCCAGTCACCTTGCATCTGGCCGGAATCGTATTATCGCTGATCCGCCGCCAGGAGCTGAAGCCGACCTTGACCCCTGTGGATGTATCGATATAGTCCCCCAGGGGAAGCGTGTAGATGGCAAAGCCCGTCTCATACCCGATGAGCTTGGGTCCCAGGCCTTCAGAGCTGATGTAGGCGAGTGGTCGGATGTAGGTATCCTCTCGATGTTCGTTTTTCCGGACCAGTTCCAAGGTGATGTCACAAAGCTCCTTGACATCTTTTCCCACTTTGAGTCGAAGGACGCGACAGTTGTTGAGCAGGCGCTCGTAGTGTTCCGCCATTTTGAAGACGAAGAGCTGCTTGTGCTGAGCGTTCCAATAGGCGCGAATACCCTCGAAGATACCGGTGCCGTAATGGAGCGCATTGGTGCGGATGCTGACCTTGGCCTCGTCGATTGGGACAAACGCATTGTTGATAAATGCGATGGGCGGCATTGGCACACCCCCTGATTTTTCCGAATGGCCGTGAGGTATCTCGGGAGAAGTAAGGTAACGAGGACGCAGGGATAAAGTCAAGCCAAAAAGCGCTTGACAAGACAGGGGGAGGAGGATAGCGTCTCTTCATTGAATTTAGACAGTTGGAACGCACCTTGCAAGTCGTTTCCGAGCGATCCTCAGGTTTGTGCGGTACAAAAAAGGAGTAGTGCATGGGTGCCCGGATCCTGGTCGCGGACGATAGCGCTACCATTCAGAAGGTGGTCGAGTTCACCCTGAGCCGGGAGGATGTGGAGCTGGTCCAGGCTCGAAGTGGTGATGAGGCCATGCAGAAGGCTCGGGAGGTGAAGCCGGACCTGATGCTGATTGACCACTCTATGCCCGGCCAATCGGGTCAGGAACTCTGCGGAGCCATCCGACAGGACCCTCAGCTGAAAGATGTCCCAATTATCCTGATGGCAGGGGTCTCGGGGAATGTGGACGAAGCAGCGGCGCGCCAGGCTGGGGCCACCGACGTTGTCATTAAGCCTTTTGAATCCCAGGTGCTCATTGGGAAAGTGAAGCAGCTGCTGCTTGGGGCGCCCGCGGCCGTCGCTGGGGAAGCGGCAGCTCCCCGTCTGCAGGAAGAAGTGGCCGTGGAAACAGGAGAGACGCCCATCGTTATGCAGTCCCAAGAAGAGATGTTGGTAGAAGAGATCAAGATACCCGCGGGGGTGACGGGAGAGGAGGCCCCGCTGGAGATAGTGGCCGAGGGACCATCGGAAGGGTCGATCCTCACCTACGACCTCTCCTCGACGGAGGGAGCAGAGCTTTCCATGGAACACGTGCTGCACGAAGATGCGCAGCCGTCGGCGGCTCCCGAGCGAGAACTGGCGATTGAGGATATGGCAGCTGCCGTCGGGTTTGGGACGTCGGCAACCCAGACCGTGGGAGAAAAGCCTGCGGATGTAGTGCCAAGCCCTCGACCAGTTCAGGAAGTACCAACAGCACCGGTAGGGCCCGTGACGCTCCCGCCCGACATGGTCGAGACCCTCGCGCGCCAGGTGTCGGAGCAGGTTGCCACCCACATTGTCCAGGAAATTCGGGCAGACCTCCTCCAACAGATTGAGCGACTTCTCTGGGAAGTCGTCCCCGATCTCGCCGAACAGCTGCTCACCCAGGAGATCCAACGGATCCGGGATCTCGTCGAAGGAAAGAAGTAAAAGTTCCTACCTTTTCGGGGTGGTGAGGGTATAATATCCTTACACCCCGAATTTTTTCTCTGCAGGCACTACAGGCACGAATGGTCGAGAAGAACCGCCAAGGGTACGATTCTCGGGATGTAGAGCCCCGCTGGTACGCTCTGTGGGAGCGTGAGGGCTTCTTCCATGCGAATCTGGACTCCCTACAATCTTCCTACACCATCGTGATTCCGCCACCGAACATCACCGGCTCCCTCCACATGGGACACGCTTTGAACAATACCCTCCAGGACGTCTTGATCCGATGGCAACGGATGCTGGGGCATAACACTCTCTGGATGCCGGGGACCGATCATGCAGGGATCGCCACACAGAACGTGGTGGAACGGCAACTCTTGGGGGAGGGGCGGACCCGGCAGCAGATCGGGCGAAACGCCTTTGTGGAGCGAGTCTGGAAGTGGCGGGAGCAGTCGGGAAGAACCATCATCGATCAGCTTAAAAGGTTGGGGGCATCGTGTGACTGGGCCCGAGAATCCTTTACCATGGACGGTCCTCGTGAGCGGGCGGTCCTGGAGGTGTTCGTCCGTCTGTGGGAGGATGGGTTGCTGTACCGAGCAGAGCGGCTGGTCAACTGGTGCCCTCGGTGCGAAACGGCCCTGGCCGACATCGAGGTCGTGCATGAAGAAGTGGATGGCCGCCTGTGGTACATCCGTTATCCATTCGTGGCCGATCGAACGGCTGGAGTCGTGGTGGCCACGACGCGACCAGAGACGATGCTGGCTGATACGGCGGTTGCGGTAAACCCGGAGGACCCTCGGTACGCACAAGCCATCGGCCAGGAGGTGATCATCCCTCTGGTAGGCCGGAGGATCCCGGTCATTGCGGACTCGTATGTGTCTCAAGAGTTCGGCACCGGAGCGCTGAAGATTACGCCGGGCCATGACTTCAACGACTTCGAAATCGGCAAGCAACATGACTTGAAACCGATCGCGACGTTTCAACCAAGCGGGAGGCTCAATGATGAATTTCTGACTGGTGCCGATGACAAGGCCCGGAGCCGTCTCGCCCATTATGTCCTTCGAGACCGGTTCGACGTGCGTACAATGGTGCTAAAGGATCTCAAGCGGGAAGGTCTCCTGATCAAAGAGGAGCCATACCGGCATGCGTTAGGGCGATGCTACCGATGTCAGACGATTGTCGAGCCGTACCTCACCCCGCAATGGTTTGTCCGTATGAAGCCGTTGGCGGAACCGGCCATCAGGGCGGTGGAGGAAGGCCGTGTGCGCTTCGTCCCTGCCCAGTGGGAAAAGAACTACTTCGAATGGATGCACAACATTAGAGATTGGTGTATCTCTCGCCAGATTTGGTGGGGGCACCAGATCCCGGCCTGGTACTGCCTGACTTGCGATGCGGAACACATCATAAAGACAGGGCGCGCCGTTGCTGCGACGCGGGAAGGAGGTCCCGCTCCGGAGATCACGGATGTGACCTATACCATCCTGCCGGGAGCCCAACCGATCGTGGCACGGGAGAAGCCCAAGGTATGTCCACGCTGCAAAGGTGCGGACCTGTTGCAAGACCCCGACGTTCTCGATACATGGTTTAGCTCCGCCCTTTGGCCCTTCTCTACGTTAGGCTGGCCGGAACACACCAAGGAGCTCGAGGTC
The window above is part of the Candidatus Methylomirabilota bacterium genome. Proteins encoded here:
- a CDS encoding branched-chain amino acid transaminase — encoded protein: MPPIAFINNAFVPIDEAKVSIRTNALHYGTGIFEGIRAYWNAQHKQLFVFKMAEHYERLLNNCRVLRLKVGKDVKELCDITLELVRKNEHREDTYIRPLAYISSEGLGPKLIGYETGFAIYTLPLGDYIDTSTGVKVGFSSWRRISDNTIPARCKVTGGYVNSALAKTEALEQGFDEAIFLTQDGFISEGSAMNIFLIRDGKLMTPDRSADILEGITREVLIELGREELGLEVIERAVGRSELYLADEAFLCGTGAQVSPIIEVDRRAIGNGKIGPLTAKIQELYFRVVKAEHPKYQHWCAPVY
- a CDS encoding response regulator, giving the protein MGARILVADDSATIQKVVEFTLSREDVELVQARSGDEAMQKAREVKPDLMLIDHSMPGQSGQELCGAIRQDPQLKDVPIILMAGVSGNVDEAAARQAGATDVVIKPFESQVLIGKVKQLLLGAPAAVAGEAAAPRLQEEVAVETGETPIVMQSQEEMLVEEIKIPAGVTGEEAPLEIVAEGPSEGSILTYDLSSTEGAELSMEHVLHEDAQPSAAPERELAIEDMAAAVGFGTSATQTVGEKPADVVPSPRPVQEVPTAPVGPVTLPPDMVETLARQVSEQVATHIVQEIRADLLQQIERLLWEVVPDLAEQLLTQEIQRIRDLVEGKK
- a CDS encoding valine--tRNA ligase, yielding MVEKNRQGYDSRDVEPRWYALWEREGFFHANLDSLQSSYTIVIPPPNITGSLHMGHALNNTLQDVLIRWQRMLGHNTLWMPGTDHAGIATQNVVERQLLGEGRTRQQIGRNAFVERVWKWREQSGRTIIDQLKRLGASCDWARESFTMDGPRERAVLEVFVRLWEDGLLYRAERLVNWCPRCETALADIEVVHEEVDGRLWYIRYPFVADRTAGVVVATTRPETMLADTAVAVNPEDPRYAQAIGQEVIIPLVGRRIPVIADSYVSQEFGTGALKITPGHDFNDFEIGKQHDLKPIATFQPSGRLNDEFLTGADDKARSRLAHYVLRDRFDVRTMVLKDLKREGLLIKEEPYRHALGRCYRCQTIVEPYLTPQWFVRMKPLAEPAIRAVEEGRVRFVPAQWEKNYFEWMHNIRDWCISRQIWWGHQIPAWYCLTCDAEHIIKTGRAVAATREGGPAPEITDVTYTILPGAQPIVAREKPKVCPRCKGADLLQDPDVLDTWFSSALWPFSTLGWPEHTKELEVFYPTTVLVTAFDILFFWVARMIMMGLKCMGDVPFRQVYIHALVRDPEGQKMSKSKGNVIDPLVVIEEYGADALRFTLSALVAAGRDIRLSEERIEGYRNFCNKIWNAYRFVSMHLSEGDADALRGGKLPSPADLADRWVLSRLQDVIASVTEALENYRFSDAASHIYQFLWHEYCDWYLELVKVRLTSSEDSRAAETGRLLLAHVLEVTLRLLHPIMPFITEDIWQRLPRSNGHAPSIMVSKWPISDSSLVDPEAVRKMERVMGLIRGIRNIRSEARIPPNTWLTVLVKVEGEEEESLLESTEAYIRHLARVQELRKERTLERPRVSAVAVTAGMEIYVPLEGVIDIASETGRVDRELQKIDRELERVNRKLSNAEFLARAPAEVVAKERENQRTLQETQEKLRRHLTMLRDER